One Spirochaeta africana DSM 8902 genomic window carries:
- a CDS encoding DUF2764 family protein — MKQYYNVGASLPFLHPDRESFPAREEFLEICLPWLVEEDREILQGILAGSASPSGPIAAESVLPEYAAFDRTLRASLAVQRSQLLGRNSGDEHTSVEFDPDVERAVAEYGNQPHPLAAEESLDTARWNKLEQLQVGHYFDIRYLAVYALKLLLLERRATWTKELGTEHFSAAYQQVWAEIQHHVPKTESGANV; from the coding sequence GTGAAGCAATACTATAACGTAGGGGCAAGCCTGCCGTTTCTGCATCCTGATCGGGAATCTTTTCCCGCCAGGGAGGAATTCCTGGAAATCTGCCTTCCCTGGCTTGTCGAGGAAGACCGCGAAATTCTGCAGGGTATTCTGGCCGGTTCGGCAAGTCCGTCCGGCCCGATTGCTGCCGAGTCCGTTCTGCCGGAATATGCGGCGTTCGATCGCACGCTGCGGGCCTCACTGGCTGTTCAGCGCAGTCAGCTGCTGGGTCGGAACAGCGGCGATGAGCACACCTCAGTCGAGTTTGATCCCGATGTGGAACGGGCGGTTGCCGAGTACGGCAACCAGCCGCATCCCCTGGCTGCCGAGGAATCCCTGGATACTGCCCGCTGGAACAAGCTGGAACAGCTGCAGGTGGGGCACTATTTTGATATCCGGTATCTGGCCGTGTATGCCCTCAAGCTGCTTTTGCTTGAACGGCGCGCGACCTGGACCAAAGAGCTGGGAACCGAACACTTTTCCGCTGCATACCAGCAGGTATGGGCGGAGATACAGCACCATGTACCAAAGACTGAATCTGGAGCGAATGTATGA